From the Synechococcus sp. HK01-R genome, one window contains:
- a CDS encoding magnesium chelatase subunit H, with the protein MFTQVRSSDRRIVPADNNNHQAVMKAVYVVLEPQYQNALTQAAQSLNAQNGPLGLQLSGYLIEELRDPQNYADFQADVAEADVFIASLIFIEDLAQKVVDAVAPHRDRLKAAVVFPSMPEVMRLNKLGSFSMAQLGQSKSAIAGFMKKRKESGGAGFQDAMLKLLNTLPTVLKYLPVEKAQDARSFMLSFQYWLGGTPDNLRNFLLMLADKYVFPPATGEQRPELEVADPEVFPDLGIWHPLAPSMFEDLKEYLNWNSSRSDLSDAARQGPVIGLVLQRSHIVTGDDAHYVAVVQELEFRGARVIPIFCGGLDFSRPVNSFFYDPLNPDQPSVDGVVSLTGFALVGGPARQDHPKAIDALKRLNRPYMVALPLVFQTTQEWEDSDLGLHPVQVALQIAIPELDGAIEPIVLSGRDDATGKAHTLQDRVDAIAERAIRWSSLRIKPRKDKKLAITVFSFPPDKGNVGTAAYLDVFSSIHRVLEEMKAKGYDVQNLPRDSKSLMEAVIHDPEALQGAPELSIAHRMSVEEYERLTPYSERLEENWGKPPGNLNSDGQNLLIYGRHFGNVFVGVQPTFGYEGDPMRLLYSRSASPHHGFAAYYTYLEKVWKADAVLHFGTHGSLEFMPGKQMGMSESCYPDSLIGALPNLYYYAANNPSEATIAKRRGYASTISYLTPPAENAGLYKGLKELGELVGSYQQLREGGRGVQIVNAIVETARQCNLDKDVQLPGEDAAGLDLEARDAVVGAVYRQLMEIESRLLPCGLHTIGKPPTAEEAIATLVNIAALEREEEEIRSLPGLLAEALGRKIEDIYKGNDDGVLADVELNRTITETSRAAVGAMVRSLTGLDGRVNLRGNFGWLLDLLTRFGFKLPTPWLRACCSAGFTSVDSVALDKLFAYLRFCLEQVCADMEMQSLLRALDGEYVLPGPGGDPIRNPGVLPSGKNIHALDPQAIPTRAAVAAAKGVVDKLIERQKQEQGAWPETIACVLWGTDNIKTYGESLAQILWFIGVRPVPDSLGRVNKLELIPLEELGRPRIDVVVNCSGVFRDLFINQMALIDQGVKMAAEAEEPLEHNFVRKHALEQAEKEGTSLRDAACRVFSNASGSYSSNVNLAVENSTWEEEGELQEMYLSRKTFAFNADNPGEMNQKREVFESVMKTADVTFQNLDSAEISLTDVSHYFDSDPTNLIKGLRDDGKAPTSYIADTTTANAQVRSLSETIRLDSRTKLLNPKWYEGMLNSGYEGVREVAKRLNFTLGWSATSGQVDNFVYEEANETFINDPEMRKRLMELNPHSFRRIVGTLLEVNGRGYWETSDENIQQLQELYQEVEDRIEGVNVGD; encoded by the coding sequence ATGTTCACGCAGGTCCGCTCCAGCGATCGCCGGATTGTTCCTGCTGACAACAACAATCACCAGGCGGTGATGAAGGCGGTGTATGTGGTGCTCGAGCCTCAGTACCAAAACGCCCTCACACAGGCGGCCCAAAGCCTCAATGCCCAGAACGGTCCACTGGGCCTCCAGCTGAGCGGATACCTAATTGAAGAGCTGCGCGATCCACAGAACTACGCCGATTTCCAGGCCGATGTGGCCGAGGCCGATGTGTTCATCGCCTCTTTGATCTTCATCGAAGATTTGGCTCAAAAGGTGGTGGACGCCGTGGCTCCCCATCGAGACCGTCTCAAGGCCGCTGTGGTCTTCCCTTCGATGCCGGAGGTGATGCGTCTCAACAAGCTCGGCAGCTTCTCCATGGCCCAGCTCGGCCAAAGCAAGAGCGCGATCGCCGGCTTCATGAAGAAGCGGAAGGAGTCAGGCGGAGCTGGATTCCAAGACGCCATGCTCAAGCTGCTGAACACCCTGCCGACGGTGCTCAAGTACCTGCCTGTGGAGAAAGCGCAGGACGCCCGAAGCTTCATGCTCAGCTTTCAGTATTGGTTGGGTGGCACACCTGACAACCTGCGCAACTTCCTGTTGATGCTGGCTGACAAATATGTCTTCCCTCCGGCAACAGGGGAGCAACGTCCGGAGTTGGAGGTCGCTGACCCGGAGGTGTTCCCTGACCTGGGCATCTGGCATCCCCTCGCTCCTTCGATGTTCGAGGACCTCAAGGAATATCTGAACTGGAACAGCAGCCGCAGCGATCTCAGCGACGCAGCCCGTCAGGGCCCTGTAATTGGCCTGGTGCTCCAGCGGAGCCACATCGTGACCGGCGACGATGCCCACTACGTGGCTGTCGTTCAGGAGTTGGAGTTCCGTGGAGCCAGGGTGATTCCCATCTTCTGCGGTGGTCTCGACTTTTCCAGGCCGGTCAACTCCTTCTTTTATGACCCCTTGAACCCCGATCAACCTTCGGTTGACGGCGTCGTATCACTCACCGGTTTTGCTCTCGTCGGCGGTCCTGCCCGTCAGGATCACCCGAAAGCCATTGATGCCCTCAAGCGGCTGAACCGCCCTTACATGGTGGCGCTCCCCCTGGTGTTCCAGACAACGCAGGAATGGGAAGACAGTGATCTCGGCCTCCACCCCGTGCAGGTTGCCCTTCAGATCGCGATTCCAGAGCTCGACGGAGCGATTGAACCCATCGTGCTCTCCGGTCGTGACGATGCCACCGGTAAAGCGCACACCCTTCAGGATCGCGTTGATGCCATCGCCGAGCGAGCAATCCGCTGGTCATCCCTGCGGATCAAGCCACGCAAGGACAAAAAACTCGCCATCACGGTCTTCAGTTTCCCCCCCGACAAAGGCAACGTCGGAACTGCGGCCTATCTCGATGTTTTCAGCTCGATCCACCGGGTTCTCGAGGAGATGAAGGCAAAGGGTTACGACGTGCAGAACCTGCCCCGTGACTCGAAGAGCTTGATGGAGGCGGTCATTCATGATCCCGAGGCCCTGCAGGGTGCACCGGAACTCTCTATTGCCCACAGGATGAGCGTTGAGGAGTACGAGCGTCTGACCCCTTACTCCGAGCGACTAGAAGAGAACTGGGGAAAGCCACCCGGAAACCTGAACAGCGATGGTCAGAACCTTCTGATCTATGGCCGCCATTTCGGCAACGTGTTCGTCGGCGTTCAGCCCACCTTTGGCTACGAAGGTGATCCAATGCGGCTTCTTTACTCCCGCAGTGCAAGCCCTCATCACGGCTTTGCCGCCTATTACACCTATCTGGAGAAGGTGTGGAAAGCCGATGCGGTGCTCCACTTCGGCACCCATGGCTCCCTTGAGTTCATGCCAGGAAAGCAGATGGGTATGAGCGAAAGCTGCTACCCGGATTCCCTGATCGGCGCACTTCCCAATCTCTATTACTACGCCGCCAACAATCCTTCGGAGGCAACGATTGCTAAGCGCAGGGGGTACGCCTCGACAATCAGCTACCTCACCCCACCGGCAGAAAATGCTGGGCTCTACAAGGGACTCAAGGAGCTCGGTGAACTCGTTGGCTCCTACCAACAGCTCCGTGAAGGCGGCCGTGGCGTTCAGATCGTCAACGCAATCGTTGAAACCGCCCGTCAGTGCAATCTTGACAAAGACGTGCAGCTTCCTGGAGAGGATGCGGCAGGTCTTGACCTGGAGGCCAGGGATGCCGTAGTCGGCGCGGTCTACCGCCAGCTGATGGAGATCGAAAGCCGTCTGCTCCCCTGCGGACTGCACACGATCGGCAAGCCACCGACGGCCGAAGAAGCGATAGCAACACTTGTGAATATCGCTGCACTTGAACGTGAAGAGGAAGAGATCCGCTCACTCCCCGGCCTACTCGCCGAAGCGCTCGGTCGCAAAATTGAAGACATCTACAAAGGCAACGACGATGGCGTCCTTGCTGACGTTGAGCTGAACCGCACCATTACCGAGACGTCCCGAGCGGCGGTTGGTGCGATGGTGCGGTCCCTGACCGGCCTGGATGGACGCGTCAACCTGCGCGGCAATTTTGGTTGGCTTCTGGATCTTCTGACCCGTTTCGGCTTCAAACTGCCAACGCCTTGGCTCCGAGCCTGCTGCAGTGCTGGTTTCACCAGCGTTGATTCAGTCGCGCTAGACAAACTGTTTGCCTACCTGCGGTTCTGTCTCGAACAGGTCTGCGCTGACATGGAAATGCAGAGCTTGCTTCGAGCTCTGGATGGGGAATACGTCCTGCCAGGGCCTGGAGGCGATCCGATTCGCAACCCCGGTGTGTTGCCCAGCGGCAAAAACATCCATGCCCTTGATCCCCAGGCGATCCCCACCAGAGCTGCCGTGGCAGCAGCCAAGGGCGTTGTCGACAAGCTGATTGAACGTCAAAAACAGGAACAGGGTGCCTGGCCTGAAACGATTGCCTGCGTGCTCTGGGGAACTGACAACATCAAGACTTACGGCGAATCCCTGGCCCAAATCCTCTGGTTTATTGGTGTGCGTCCTGTGCCCGATTCCCTTGGACGGGTGAACAAGCTCGAACTGATTCCCCTTGAGGAGCTGGGCCGTCCTCGGATTGACGTCGTGGTGAATTGCTCGGGTGTTTTCCGCGACCTGTTCATCAACCAAATGGCACTAATTGATCAGGGCGTGAAGATGGCGGCAGAAGCCGAGGAGCCTCTCGAGCACAACTTTGTTCGGAAACACGCTCTCGAGCAGGCTGAGAAGGAAGGCACAAGCCTTCGTGATGCAGCCTGCCGGGTGTTCTCCAATGCCAGCGGCAGCTACAGCTCCAATGTGAACCTGGCTGTTGAGAACAGCACCTGGGAGGAAGAGGGAGAACTACAAGAGATGTATCTCTCCCGTAAGACCTTCGCATTCAATGCCGACAATCCCGGTGAAATGAATCAAAAACGCGAGGTTTTTGAATCGGTCATGAAGACCGCTGATGTGACATTCCAGAACCTTGATTCCGCTGAAATTTCCCTTACGGATGTCAGCCACTATTTCGACAGCGACCCCACCAATCTCATCAAGGGTCTCCGGGACGACGGCAAGGCTCCCACGAGCTACATCGCTGACACCACCACAGCCAATGCGCAGGTTCGCTCGCTCAGTGAAACCATCCGTTTGGACTCACGCACGAAGCTTCTCAATCCCAAGTGGTACGAGGGCATGCTTAATTCAGGTTATGAAGGCGTGAGAGAAGTCGCCAAGCGCCTCAATTTCACCCTCGGCTGGAGTGCCACTTCAGGTCAAGTCGACAACTTCGTTTATGAAGAAGCGAACGAGACTTTCATCAATGATCCTGAGATGCGAAAGCGTCTTATGGAACTGAATCCTCACAGCTTCCGTCGAATTGTCGGCACACTGCTTGAAGTGAACGGGCGTGGTTATTGGGAAACATCCGATGAAAACATCCAGCAACTTCAGGAGCTTTATCAGGAGGTGGAAGATCGAATCGAAGGCGTCAACGTCGGCGATTGA
- the dapB gene encoding 4-hydroxy-tetrahydrodipicolinate reductase, with translation MATPTASPIPVVVVGALGRMGAEVVKAVLASDDCRVAGAVDTTPGKEGVDLGSELGLGALDVAVTSDFEGCLCAVSQEVRQLGQGQGAVMVDFTHPSVVYEHTRAAIAYGVHPVIGTTGLSPEQLQDLQVFSEKASVGGAVIPNFSVGMVLLQQAAAAAARFYDHAELTELHHNRKADAPSGTCIKTAELMEELGKSFNPEEVEEHESLAGSRGGRRPSGLRLHSLRLPGLVAHQEVMFGAPGETYTLRHDTMDRSAYMPGVLLTVRRVRQLNALVYGLERIL, from the coding sequence ATGGCAACCCCGACAGCAAGTCCGATTCCTGTGGTGGTGGTGGGCGCCCTTGGGCGCATGGGTGCCGAGGTTGTGAAAGCAGTTCTGGCTTCAGACGACTGCCGGGTTGCTGGGGCTGTGGACACCACGCCCGGCAAGGAGGGGGTGGATCTCGGCAGCGAACTCGGGCTCGGTGCTCTCGATGTGGCCGTCACCTCAGATTTCGAAGGCTGTCTCTGCGCCGTTAGCCAGGAGGTGCGTCAGCTAGGCCAAGGCCAGGGCGCTGTGATGGTGGATTTCACCCACCCTTCGGTGGTTTACGAGCACACCAGGGCTGCGATCGCCTATGGAGTGCATCCTGTGATCGGAACAACCGGTCTCTCACCTGAGCAGTTGCAAGACCTCCAGGTTTTTTCGGAGAAAGCCTCTGTAGGTGGAGCGGTGATCCCCAATTTCTCGGTGGGCATGGTGCTGTTGCAACAGGCAGCTGCTGCAGCGGCGCGCTTTTATGACCATGCGGAACTCACGGAACTCCATCACAACCGCAAGGCGGATGCCCCTAGCGGCACGTGCATCAAAACCGCTGAGTTGATGGAGGAGCTAGGCAAGAGCTTCAACCCTGAGGAGGTTGAGGAACACGAATCGCTTGCAGGAAGCAGGGGGGGGCGGCGTCCTAGTGGTCTGCGCCTTCATTCCCTGCGTCTTCCTGGGCTCGTTGCCCATCAGGAAGTCATGTTCGGAGCTCCTGGGGAGACCTATACGCTCCGCCACGACACCATGGATCGGTCTGCCTACATGCCAGGTGTTCTGCTCACTGTTCGCCGGGTGCGTCAGCTCAACGCCCTGGTCTATGGCCTAGAGCGCATTCTCTGA
- a CDS encoding high light inducible protein: MVQSNPSTAPAIRGATVTTEDGGRLNAFATEPRMEVVAPESGWGFHDRAEKLNGRMAMLGFIALLATEFALGGEAFTHGLLGLG; the protein is encoded by the coding sequence ATGGTTCAGTCCAACCCTTCCACGGCCCCTGCGATCCGTGGTGCCACCGTCACCACCGAAGATGGCGGTCGTCTGAATGCCTTTGCTACAGAGCCCCGCATGGAAGTTGTTGCTCCTGAGAGCGGTTGGGGCTTCCACGACCGTGCAGAAAAGCTGAACGGGCGGATGGCAATGCTTGGATTCATCGCTCTTCTGGCCACTGAGTTCGCCCTTGGTGGCGAAGCATTCACCCACGGTCTGCTTGGTCTCGGCTGA
- a CDS encoding FAD-dependent monooxygenase — MVSADPRRVSIAGAGPTGSLLAFGLAQLGFQVILQDPQRVEELIARSRAYALTHSSRRLLNELGLWDALGSDLIPFRSLDLQDRELKARVVFTPDDLAGGNRLVPAIGWILDHRPLMELLLDRLASHPSVQLQLGAAPAPHTPEGRFDLAIACDGPGSPHRGFWKLPFWSWTYQQGCLTFKVRLRNPQAQTAYELFRCEGPFAVLPLGHNAFQIVWSAPLECCRERAALSPDQLLKELFGVLPEGLELEAFLDQPRAFPLQLSLAPRLARGGLLLVGESGHRCHPVGGQGLNLCWRDVAELLRLLKHPASSRLSGSAIGRRYARSRLPDLILVGLATDLLVRLFSNRNPLLLLLRRLGLSSMGRFGVLRQLSLAAMTDGPLAWRR; from the coding sequence TTGGTCTCGGCTGATCCCCGCCGCGTTTCAATCGCTGGAGCCGGTCCGACCGGCTCCCTGCTTGCCTTTGGCTTGGCTCAGCTTGGCTTTCAGGTCATCCTTCAGGATCCACAGCGCGTCGAGGAACTGATTGCTCGAAGTCGGGCCTACGCCCTGACCCACTCATCGCGTCGTTTGCTCAACGAGCTTGGGCTTTGGGACGCCCTTGGCAGCGATCTCATCCCGTTCCGTTCACTTGACCTTCAAGATCGTGAACTGAAAGCACGGGTTGTCTTCACCCCGGATGACCTCGCCGGTGGGAATCGCTTGGTTCCGGCGATTGGCTGGATCCTTGATCACCGGCCTCTGATGGAGCTGCTCCTGGATCGATTGGCCTCCCATCCCTCCGTGCAGTTGCAGCTTGGCGCTGCGCCGGCTCCCCACACCCCAGAGGGGCGCTTCGATCTCGCGATTGCTTGTGACGGTCCAGGGTCACCCCATCGGGGATTTTGGAAGCTGCCTTTCTGGTCTTGGACTTATCAACAGGGTTGTCTCACGTTCAAGGTGCGGCTGCGCAACCCTCAAGCCCAAACCGCATACGAGCTGTTTCGTTGTGAGGGGCCTTTTGCTGTTCTTCCCCTCGGTCACAATGCGTTCCAAATCGTTTGGAGCGCTCCCCTCGAGTGCTGCCGTGAGCGTGCCGCACTCTCTCCTGACCAGTTGCTCAAGGAGCTATTCGGAGTGCTTCCGGAGGGGCTTGAGCTGGAGGCTTTCCTCGACCAGCCCAGGGCTTTCCCCCTGCAGCTGAGCCTCGCCCCCCGCCTTGCACGGGGAGGACTGCTGTTGGTCGGGGAGTCGGGGCATCGTTGTCATCCCGTCGGAGGTCAGGGTCTCAATCTGTGTTGGCGTGATGTGGCGGAGTTGCTTCGACTCCTGAAGCATCCCGCTTCCAGCCGACTCAGTGGATCTGCCATTGGTCGCCGCTATGCCCGCAGCCGCCTTCCTGATCTGATCCTCGTCGGCCTGGCAACGGATTTGCTGGTGCGTCTGTTTTCCAACCGCAACCCTCTGCTGTTGCTTCTGCGCCGTCTGGGGCTGTCCTCCATGGGGCGCTTCGGCGTGCTGCGACAGCTTTCACTTGCTGCGATGACCGACGGACCGTTGGCATGGCGTCGCTGA
- a CDS encoding DUF2949 domain-containing protein, with protein MVFSSSPQPRPPATLLKFLQEKLGLSDNALQLGLRQAELEQAPLPIVLWSFGLLSLAQYQAVLDWQQNEQI; from the coding sequence ATGGTGTTCAGCAGCTCACCCCAGCCCCGGCCCCCAGCGACGCTCCTGAAGTTTCTCCAGGAGAAGCTGGGCCTCAGCGACAATGCGCTCCAGCTTGGCCTTCGTCAGGCTGAGCTGGAGCAAGCTCCCCTGCCGATCGTTCTTTGGAGCTTCGGGCTTCTCAGCCTTGCTCAGTATCAGGCAGTTCTTGATTGGCAGCAGAACGAGCAGATCTGA
- a CDS encoding adenine phosphoribosyltransferase — protein MAAMMTGLRPLRHPSLDLRQYIRDIPDFPKPGILFRDISPLLRDPEGWAEVMRRLGTVCEQVQPDLIVGIESRGFIVGTALATDQRIGFVPVRKPGKLPGEVIAIDYSLEYGSDRLEMHAEALRDGARVLIVDDLLATGGTASATASLVSEAGGQLVGCGFVVELAALEGRRRLPEQTPVESLVVYN, from the coding sequence ATGGCTGCGATGATGACAGGGCTGAGGCCTCTGCGTCACCCTTCCTTGGATCTTCGCCAGTACATCCGGGACATTCCCGATTTCCCCAAGCCGGGAATCCTGTTCCGCGACATCAGCCCCTTGCTTCGAGATCCCGAGGGATGGGCTGAGGTCATGCGTCGACTCGGGACGGTCTGCGAACAAGTGCAGCCTGATCTCATCGTGGGGATTGAATCCCGGGGATTCATTGTTGGCACTGCTCTGGCCACCGACCAACGCATCGGCTTCGTACCCGTGCGCAAGCCTGGAAAGCTGCCGGGCGAGGTGATCGCGATCGATTATTCCCTGGAATACGGGAGTGATCGACTGGAAATGCACGCCGAGGCCTTGCGCGATGGCGCCCGCGTACTGATTGTTGACGACCTCCTGGCAACCGGTGGAACCGCAAGCGCCACCGCCTCGCTCGTGTCCGAAGCGGGCGGGCAATTGGTTGGTTGCGGGTTTGTTGTTGAGCTAGCAGCCCTGGAGGGTCGGCGGCGGCTTCCGGAGCAGACCCCGGTGGAATCGCTGGTTGTTTACAACTGA
- a CDS encoding DUF3038 domain-containing protein — translation MTDATAELGRRGFERLDLLLLTVEALDLNGGEAMVWATQQLGFSDLFPNRVELWKRRCHNPLRRSTRRGSVTSKETDALIQLLCAMADRLYPLLHQLLSRQEPEELTSQRWALLDQRLRALVTERMNPRRGAVQRLLDLEQSAPLQRQLVRSLALCSGAGGVDRMRASLLDPTP, via the coding sequence ATGACCGACGCCACTGCTGAACTGGGCCGACGCGGATTCGAGCGTCTCGACCTGTTGCTCCTCACTGTTGAGGCTCTCGATCTCAATGGTGGGGAGGCCATGGTCTGGGCGACCCAGCAACTGGGCTTCTCTGATCTGTTCCCCAATCGGGTGGAGCTGTGGAAGCGGCGCTGCCATAACCCCCTGAGGCGGTCCACCCGTCGAGGCTCCGTGACCTCGAAGGAAACGGATGCACTGATCCAGTTGCTCTGTGCCATGGCCGATCGCCTCTATCCCCTGCTGCATCAACTGCTTTCCCGTCAGGAGCCCGAAGAGCTCACGTCCCAGCGATGGGCGCTCCTCGATCAGCGACTGCGTGCTCTGGTCACCGAACGCATGAACCCTCGGCGCGGAGCTGTGCAACGGCTTCTGGATCTCGAGCAATCCGCGCCACTGCAGCGTCAGCTGGTGCGTTCCCTGGCTCTCTGCTCCGGAGCCGGCGGTGTGGACCGAATGCGGGCCAGCCTTCTCGACCCCACACCCTGA
- a CDS encoding DUF4335 domain-containing protein, with translation MIKLSYRYDQTAARLEVEGLPDFSADQGNGVIGILSAWRLQVVGAPELEGKRDHLEALLAVVLPYARHQLSGVARRFGADDAPVSIAPMEAGHVLELRSSQPGVEPLSIRLDDAELADLVRCLDAMRLDPRVQVAWPPLPQRPLQRRELAERIPLHRRLGAPVLGGSALFVAAVLAMWVPTQPPSQPPSAEEAVRGR, from the coding sequence ATGATCAAGCTCTCCTACCGCTACGACCAAACCGCGGCCCGTCTCGAGGTTGAGGGGCTTCCTGACTTCTCTGCTGATCAGGGCAACGGCGTGATCGGCATCCTCTCGGCCTGGCGATTGCAGGTCGTTGGAGCCCCTGAACTCGAAGGCAAGCGGGATCACCTTGAAGCCCTTCTTGCCGTGGTGCTTCCTTATGCACGCCATCAGCTCTCTGGAGTGGCGCGTCGTTTTGGTGCTGATGACGCCCCTGTGAGCATCGCTCCAATGGAGGCAGGCCACGTGCTGGAGCTTCGAAGCAGTCAGCCTGGGGTCGAACCGCTCAGCATCCGATTGGATGACGCCGAGCTTGCTGATCTCGTGCGTTGTCTTGATGCTATGCGCCTGGATCCCCGCGTTCAGGTGGCCTGGCCACCGCTTCCGCAGCGGCCGTTGCAGCGCCGTGAACTTGCCGAACGGATCCCCCTGCATCGGCGTCTGGGTGCTCCTGTTCTTGGTGGATCCGCCCTTTTCGTGGCTGCCGTTCTGGCGATGTGGGTGCCAACTCAACCGCCATCCCAACCACCGAGCGCTGAGGAAGCGGTTCGAGGACGTTGA
- a CDS encoding EF-hand domain-containing protein, translating into MKQPSATAIVRVLASAATTALVMHAGAAQANPDEVNAYGRRMEALFVRMDLNRDGRLDRSEVQGQPYLEQRVLRQDSRGFLLLEDLRVPSNQPSGFRLQKRFQQADRNGDGRLDRGEVRQLPWLARNFESVDLNQDGALTLAELWTLQKALAPRPYR; encoded by the coding sequence ATGAAGCAACCATCAGCGACCGCGATCGTCAGGGTTCTGGCCTCTGCAGCGACGACAGCGCTGGTGATGCATGCCGGAGCAGCCCAGGCGAATCCTGATGAGGTGAATGCCTATGGCCGACGCATGGAAGCACTCTTCGTCCGGATGGACCTCAATCGCGACGGTCGCCTGGATCGATCGGAAGTCCAGGGACAGCCCTATCTGGAGCAGCGGGTGCTCCGTCAGGACTCCAGAGGCTTCCTGCTGCTCGAGGACCTGCGCGTTCCATCCAACCAGCCAAGCGGTTTTCGCCTGCAAAAACGATTCCAGCAAGCAGACCGCAATGGCGATGGCCGGTTGGATCGAGGGGAAGTACGCCAACTCCCCTGGTTGGCGCGCAATTTCGAGAGCGTTGATCTCAACCAGGATGGAGCTTTGACCCTGGCTGAGCTCTGGACGCTTCAGAAAGCTTTGGCACCAAGGCCTTATCGCTGA
- a CDS encoding response regulator, whose amino-acid sequence MTRTSMIWVVDDDPELRQMVGTYLIDQGYDVRCLSDVKQFEARLEFQRPDLVVLDLMMPGDDGLTALRRLRDADDDLPVVMLTARGEGVDRIIGLEQGADDYLAKPFLPRELSARIEAVLRRRMAMPAGTPLAEGGAVRFGDNELDLAARTLVREGTPTVITSGEFSLLAAFVQHPHRPLSRDRLIELARGPGCETDTRSMDVQVSRVRKLVEPDPSRPRYIQTVWGYGYVFVPDGTPRSR is encoded by the coding sequence ATGACACGTACCTCGATGATCTGGGTCGTCGATGATGATCCGGAACTCCGTCAGATGGTGGGCACCTATCTGATTGATCAGGGTTACGACGTGCGCTGTCTCAGCGATGTGAAGCAGTTCGAGGCCCGGCTTGAATTTCAGCGTCCGGACCTTGTGGTTCTCGACCTGATGATGCCTGGGGATGATGGCCTAACGGCACTCCGGCGCTTGCGTGACGCTGATGATGATCTGCCGGTGGTAATGCTCACGGCCCGAGGGGAGGGGGTGGATCGGATCATCGGTCTGGAGCAGGGTGCCGATGACTACCTTGCCAAGCCTTTCCTTCCCAGAGAGCTGTCGGCCAGGATCGAAGCCGTGTTGCGTCGCCGGATGGCCATGCCCGCGGGAACCCCCTTGGCCGAGGGTGGGGCCGTGCGTTTTGGCGATAACGAACTCGACTTAGCTGCCCGTACCCTCGTGCGTGAGGGAACCCCCACTGTGATCACCAGCGGTGAATTCAGCCTGCTGGCGGCATTCGTGCAACATCCCCATCGCCCGCTCTCCCGCGACCGTCTGATCGAGCTGGCTCGTGGTCCTGGGTGTGAAACTGATACCCGCAGCATGGACGTGCAGGTCTCCAGGGTTCGCAAGTTGGTGGAACCGGATCCCAGCCGTCCGCGCTACATCCAAACGGTTTGGGGGTACGGCTACGTTTTCGTGCCGGATGGAACACCCAGATCACGATGA